One Ardenticatenales bacterium DNA segment encodes these proteins:
- a CDS encoding glycosyltransferase family 39 protein — translation MPVELLYLWLLPLAAFGLYWGYRSWRKGRNGEASAVWEPRLRRWRRVVAAPVAVDAVVEDAPVVARDEAVIGEEMPAHFTMTDLRLPITSLLLGGLVLIMMGQAVLGKMPASLPIYLVMLLGLAAFLLGTQTIARQAPPARLIPLAWRLCRALDIRAWQIILLILAPCYALMASWAAGPAIRTPLPFVTWAAWLLAIGMAIAGSLKWGREPRYQISRFDLLFTVGLLVAAYLLRGTGTAQIPTTLSGDEGSVGLSAVQFLNGNANSPFSVGWFSFPSLYFAFQSVGIAIWGHATEALRIPSALVGSLTVVALYWLVRALFDRPTAILAAAYLLASHYHIHFSRIGLNNVYDGLFAVVAYAGIWHGWKTGRRASFVLGGIALGLGQYFYVAIRVLPLLLLMWAAAAYLTQRQRFRERFPDLALSAIVALIIYLPLGLFFLAYPQEFAAPMNRVTIFQGWLDQEVLLTGMSASRIVFSQMLKAAQGFTHLPLRLLYDPGVPLLLGSAGALFLLGVFIALWNISLRSLFLLLPLLSVVFLSGFSQDPPASQRYVAAIPVVAILVALPLGMLWRWLCTLWPEYGRPIVVILLMMMTWIMWTDVHYYFFEAYKTYILGGLNTEAATRIAAYLQSEENPAQDVYFFGFPRMGYASLSTIPFLNPDMHGIDVATPLREPPDWPLEHDTIFIFLPERVQEMDEVRASYPDGQYRVFYRPQRPLEPLFMSYELPISGP, via the coding sequence ATGCCGGTTGAACTGCTCTATTTGTGGCTGCTGCCGTTGGCGGCGTTTGGCCTGTATTGGGGGTATCGTTCCTGGAGAAAGGGGCGGAATGGGGAGGCAAGCGCGGTGTGGGAACCGCGTCTGCGTCGCTGGCGGCGAGTTGTGGCTGCTCCGGTGGCGGTGGATGCGGTGGTGGAGGACGCGCCCGTGGTGGCGAGGGATGAGGCGGTAATCGGAGAGGAAATGCCGGCACATTTCACAATGACCGATCTCCGGTTGCCGATTACTAGTTTGCTGCTGGGAGGGCTGGTGTTGATCATGATGGGGCAGGCGGTGTTGGGGAAAATGCCGGCATCTCTCCCCATCTACCTTGTCATGCTCCTGGGATTGGCTGCCTTTCTCCTCGGCACGCAAACCATCGCCCGCCAGGCTCCGCCCGCCAGGCTCATTCCTCTCGCATGGCGGCTTTGCCGTGCCCTGGACATTCGCGCCTGGCAGATCATCCTCCTCATTCTTGCCCCCTGCTATGCCCTTATGGCCAGTTGGGCCGCCGGACCTGCCATCAGAACCCCCTTGCCCTTTGTGACCTGGGCCGCCTGGCTACTCGCTATCGGTATGGCAATTGCCGGCAGCCTCAAATGGGGGCGCGAACCACGATACCAGATCAGCCGCTTCGATCTACTGTTCACCGTTGGCTTATTGGTCGCCGCCTATTTGTTGCGGGGCACCGGCACTGCCCAGATTCCCACCACGCTCTCCGGTGACGAAGGCTCTGTTGGCCTCAGCGCCGTCCAATTCCTCAACGGCAACGCCAACAGCCCATTTAGCGTCGGCTGGTTCTCCTTCCCCTCGCTCTACTTCGCCTTCCAAAGCGTGGGCATTGCCATCTGGGGACACGCCACGGAAGCATTGCGCATTCCCTCCGCCCTGGTGGGGTCCCTGACCGTTGTCGCCCTTTACTGGCTGGTGCGGGCGTTGTTTGATCGCCCCACGGCCATCCTGGCCGCCGCCTACCTGCTGGCCTCCCATTATCACATTCACTTCAGCCGCATCGGCCTGAACAACGTATATGATGGCTTGTTTGCCGTGGTGGCTTATGCCGGCATCTGGCATGGCTGGAAAACGGGGCGACGCGCTTCCTTCGTTCTGGGCGGCATCGCCCTGGGTCTTGGTCAATACTTCTACGTGGCGATTCGCGTGTTGCCCTTGCTTCTCTTGATGTGGGCCGCCGCCGCCTATCTCACGCAGCGCCAGCGTTTCCGAGAGCGATTCCCAGACCTGGCGCTTTCCGCCATCGTCGCCCTCATCATCTACCTCCCCCTCGGCCTCTTTTTTCTTGCCTATCCGCAAGAATTCGCCGCGCCCATGAACCGCGTCACCATTTTCCAGGGGTGGCTGGATCAGGAAGTTCTGCTGACGGGGATGTCCGCCAGCCGGATTGTCTTCAGCCAAATGCTAAAAGCGGCGCAGGGATTCACGCATCTGCCGCTGCGCTTGCTTTACGATCCCGGCGTACCGCTGCTATTGGGCAGCGCGGGCGCGCTCTTTCTTCTGGGCGTTTTCATTGCCTTGTGGAATATCAGCCTGCGGAGCCTGTTCTTGCTGCTCCCGCTCCTCTCCGTGGTGTTTCTCAGCGGCTTCAGCCAGGACCCCCCGGCCTCGCAGCGTTACGTGGCGGCTATACCTGTGGTGGCTATTCTGGTGGCGCTGCCTTTGGGCATGTTGTGGCGCTGGCTGTGTACCCTCTGGCCAGAGTACGGGCGACCGATAGTGGTGATCTTGCTTATGATGATGACCTGGATCATGTGGACCGATGTCCACTACTATTTTTTTGAAGCCTACAAAACATACATCCTGGGGGGATTAAACACAGAGGCCGCCACGCGGATCGCCGCCTACCTGCAATCAGAGGAGAACCCGGCGCAAGACGTCTATTTTTTTGGCTTCCCCCGCATGGGATACGCCAGCCTGTCCACCATACCCTTTCTCAACCCGGATATGCACGGCATTGACGTTGCGACGCCTCTGCGAGAGCCACCAGACTGGCCGCTGGAACATGACACCATCTTCATTTTCCTACCGGAGCGGGTGCAAGAGATGGACGAAGTGCGGGCATCCTATCCCGACGGCCAGTACCGGGTATTCTACCGGCCTCAGCGTCCCCTGGAACCGCTGTTTATGTCCTATGAATTGCCGATCTCAGGTCCTTGA
- a CDS encoding RNA methyltransferase: protein MAATRDASGGGVMTEATWRGVWAMVQRVATARGREEAGCFSLEGTRLHERAWRAGIPLTDALLTPQYHQDPSPRIQALLNGLTRSGCHLHIAPEEALRAITHGRGLGDIVGLAPLPPSADLHVLLTAPATPPLLLVAVEIADPGNVGALVRTAHALGADAFVAVGATGRSDPFHPKAVRTAMGSLFKLPLVRYSALPPLLALLRARRVLTVGTTTQGGIPLPRANLAAAHGTAVFMGSEYWGLAGQEAASLDMRVTIPMNAGIDSLSVNAAAAILLYAARWRR, encoded by the coding sequence TTGGCGGCAACACGTGATGCGTCGGGGGGTGGCGTCATGACGGAAGCGACGTGGCGCGGGGTGTGGGCGATGGTGCAGCGGGTGGCGACGGCGCGCGGGCGGGAGGAAGCGGGCTGTTTTTCCCTGGAGGGGACGCGGCTGCATGAACGGGCCTGGCGTGCCGGCATTCCCCTCACCGACGCCCTCCTCACGCCCCAATACCACCAGGACCCCTCCCCGCGCATCCAGGCCCTCCTCAACGGCCTCACGCGGAGCGGCTGCCACCTGCACATCGCGCCGGAAGAGGCTCTCCGGGCCATCACGCATGGGCGCGGCCTGGGCGACATTGTGGGTCTGGCCCCCCTGCCGCCATCCGCCGACCTGCATGTCCTCCTCACCGCGCCAGCGACGCCGCCGCTGCTGCTCGTTGCCGTGGAAATCGCCGATCCGGGGAACGTGGGCGCATTGGTGCGCACCGCGCATGCCCTCGGCGCGGATGCGTTCGTGGCCGTCGGCGCTACCGGGCGCAGCGATCCCTTCCACCCGAAAGCAGTGCGCACGGCCATGGGCAGCCTCTTCAAACTGCCGCTGGTTCGTTATTCCGCGCTGCCGCCGTTGCTGGCGTTGCTGCGTGCGCGCCGGGTGCTGACGGTGGGCACAACGACGCAGGGGGGCATTCCCTTGCCGCGGGCGAATCTGGCTGCCGCGCACGGGACGGCCGTTTTTATGGGCAGCGAGTATTGGGGATTGGCGGGGCAAGAGGCGGCCAGCCTGGATATGCGCGTGACGATTCCGATGAATGCCGGCATTGACTCCCTCTCCGTCAATGCCGCCGCCGCTATTCTGCTTTATGCGGCTCGTTGGAGAAGATGA
- a CDS encoding metal-dependent hydrolase, translating to MQTYSHLIVTGALQRPLDRLARHRPHLLPPLRTRALLLGSVLPDLPLIALSLVALLRDLFTGIFSRVDFSAIPPGTPPPPELLDASMTMRLFDVWFFQDPWVITAYNAFHSPLLVIIYIAVGYAAWRLDRRWGGWFFWLSCAAMLHTLADIPLHVTDGPLPLFPLNWTWRFHSPLSYWDPQYHGREWSLFEHTLDVALLLLLLARNWRRIRDWRQHVMRRGVAS from the coding sequence ATGCAAACCTACTCCCACCTCATCGTCACCGGTGCCCTACAGCGCCCGCTCGACCGCCTGGCCCGGCATCGCCCCCACCTGCTGCCGCCTTTGCGCACACGGGCGCTGCTGCTTGGCTCCGTCTTGCCCGACCTGCCGCTGATCGCCCTCAGCCTCGTGGCCTTGCTGCGCGACCTCTTCACCGGCATCTTCAGCCGCGTTGATTTCTCCGCCATTCCACCCGGCACGCCGCCGCCCCCGGAATTGTTGGACGCTTCCATGACGATGCGGTTGTTTGATGTCTGGTTCTTCCAGGATCCCTGGGTGATCACCGCATACAATGCCTTCCATAGCCCGTTGCTGGTCATCATTTACATCGCCGTAGGGTATGCCGCCTGGCGTCTTGACCGTCGTTGGGGCGGCTGGTTCTTCTGGCTCTCCTGCGCGGCCATGCTGCACACACTGGCCGACATCCCCTTGCATGTCACGGACGGCCCTTTGCCCCTCTTCCCCCTCAACTGGACATGGCGTTTTCACAGCCCGCTCAGTTATTGGGACCCCCAGTACCACGGGCGCGAGTGGAGCCTTTTTGAGCACACGCTGGACGTCGCGCTGCTGCTGTTGCTGCTGGCGCGCAACTGGAGGCGGATACGGGATTGGCGGCAACACGTGATGCGTCGGGGGGTGGCGTCATGA